From the genome of Bos indicus x Bos taurus breed Angus x Brahman F1 hybrid chromosome 19, Bos_hybrid_MaternalHap_v2.0, whole genome shotgun sequence:
AGAGCCCTATGCAAGGGTTAgttgtgtattgattttttaagttataagCAAAgggtattttatttaatattaggacatgtgtgtgcatgttgtgTGTacctatgtatgtgtgtatttctgtgtgtatgtatgtttctcTACTGAGCCTGGGGTCTCCAGCCAGGGAGACCCCATCTTGTTCAACCCAGCCAAGGTCCTCTGGCCTAAGGCCCATAGcatcttttccttggggatgctGGAGCCCAGTCCAAGGACTGGGTGCTTTTTGGGAAGTGGGGCTGgaatctggggggtgggggtgggggaggggatatGTTTGTGTAGAAGAGAGCCCTTCTTATGAGGGGTAGGGTGACTCTCCCTGAAGGACCCATGGGGTAGGTTAAGAAGTCACGTCCTTTCTTTATGCTCCCTCTGTCCCTACCTCCTGCTTATCTGACCAGAGGTCCCTTTCCTTGTGGAGAGAGTTGGGGGCAGAAGAGAATGGGCAGTGCCTGCAGGTTGCCTGGCCCGGTGggcaagagggagggagagagggttcCGTGGGCGTGAGATGTCGTTTTCCTCCACCCATCGAAAGCAGCCACCCTCTCCCTGTGCCACCAGGATAGTCTTTCCCAGTGACCATTCTCAGGGGAACTCCCTAGTGGgtgttggggaggggggtgtggATGTTTCCCCCATGGAGGCCCCGAGCTCTAAGGTGTGCAGGTGAGGGCTTTGGATAGATTTTCTTCTGCTCCCCTCTTTTATAGACCGAGGTTGCTTGGCTGTCTGCCCTCTTCTAGGCAGCCCCCTAGAGGAGaaatgtaggatttttttttctttaactgctGTGAACCCACtttaggggggtggggggaggaggaggaggaagcggcCTGTGTTTTTTATGCCATAATAAAGTCATCAACCACATCACTGCTTCATTTGTCCTCTAGCTCTGGCTTCCTTTTTGACTCAGGGTCCCTCAGCAGTGAGGACCAGGCTGGCTGCAGGGTGGGTGGACACTTCTCTTTGATCCTGCGGCCCTGGGCAGCCTCCCCTTCCTTTGTTTGGGGGCAGAGCTGAGCTGATTGAAGGGTCGGATACTGCCCTGCCCGGAGGTTGTTGGTGCAGGAGGAGGGTGGGGTTCCCTCGGGGTTGATAGCTGGGCCGACTGTCCTTCCCTGGTCGTCACCTGTGGAGATGGAAAGATTCTAgatatttccttcctcttccacaTGCAAGCCCCTTCTTTAGCCTCCCCCACCAAGAATGCTGGTTCCCTGCCTTCCCAGAGATGGCCAGCCTCTTggccccctctccccgcccctgtGGGGGTGTGCCTGTCAATCAGGCCTTTTGGTTGTGAGTGAGGTGGGGGTGACTGACAGCGATTTCTTCACCCAGGATGATCCCTATCAGGGACAAGGTGATGAAAGGCAGCCCAGCTATCTGATGGGCTCCCGCCCAGCTGGAAAGTATGAAGGAAAGGTTCGTACTGCAGCTCCCAGCTAGAGACCCGCCACAGTTACACAATCGCGGTGTGCACAGAAGTACTTCACTGGGTCCATGGGGCACCCCCAGATATGTGCAAATGCATACTTTTCCAGGCTGCTCCGTGCCTGGTGCACAGTCGGTGCCTGACACATGTCAGAGTAAAAGCCTCATGACTCCAGAGTCCCAAACGTAGGAAGGTTGATAGGGATCAGTTTTTAGCTCCAAGGGTGCAGAGTAGGTTACTATAGTCTTCCATCTTCCCATCCTACATGATGACCAAAATTATCTACCCTAGTGGGACTCCTATTCTCCTCACTCTAACCCTAACCGACTTTCTCAGAGCCAAGTCTGGTACCCAGGTTGGCCAATTCCGTCACTTGTTTGGGAGAGTCCGATGTTCCAGAATTTCTTAAATGGCATCAGCATGATTTAGGGATTACAGTGGAGAGCAGACTGGTGAGGGGgtcaaatgtttattttcatatgCTGCTGGACTTAGACGCCTGGGTGGAGGCCCATTCCTGTGACCTCAGGCCCACTCCACTCCCTGCAACTCTTCTTTTTGTCTTCCCGGTTCTGGGGACTCAGACCCCAGGAAACTGGCGAATCCTCCCCTCCTGTCACCCTTCGCTGCCCCCAGGGGACAGGAGGGCAGCTGTGGGGCCGGCTGGGCCtgtctgggcagggctggggccacCCCTCCTCCGCTTGCAGCTCCTCCCGCTGACCTGCATTCTTAGCGGGGGCCTTTGGTGGGGCTCTGATGATTAGTCGCTGGCCCTGGCAGCAATGCTGCCTGGCTGCCCTCTCCCCCCGCAATGGGGCCTGGGGCCACCTCTGACCCCTCAGTTCTGTTGTCCCAGGCAGGACAGTCCTAGAGGGGCTGAGAGCAAGTTTGGGAAATAAGAACATGGGTCTTACCCCTCTGGGCAACGTCTCTGAGCCACTCTCTTCTCTCCTGGGAAGTGGGAGTTGAAGCCCTCTAGGGTGGGTGAGTGGAGTCAGGAACGGGAAAGTGACAGGGGAACCGGCAGCCTGGGAACTGCAGCTGGAGGCTGTGCTGTACGGCCCCAGGCCTCTCCTCCTGCCTGTTCCTGCCCCCCAGCGGGCACCTGGGGAAGTGCACGACGTGAACTGGCTTTCCAGCCCAGCGAGGCGGCTATTCAATGTTGATGACCACATAGCCTTGATGTTTGCTTCTGGAATGACGTCCACTGGCAACCTCAAGAACCGCCCCCCGCACCGCCCCACCCCCCGGCCCCCCGCCCTGTACATCACACCAGAAGCAATTCACTTCCCATTAATCCTAGCGAGTCTGACTGCTCAGCATCTGAGCAGTGTGGGTTTGAAAAGAATCTCAGGAACCAAGTAGTCCAGTTGTTCccacctggaagagggcatatTAGAACCATTCATGGAGTTTTTCCAGATACCCCGATTCACGCCCCAACATCCCACCAAATTATGTCCCTTGGGGGTGCAGTAGAGCAGCGCTTCACAAACTTTACACCTGGGGGTCCTGTTAACATGCAgattcccattcagtaggtttgaGGTGGGGCcagagattctgcatttttaacaagctcccagatAATGCTGATGCTGGCAATCCTCGGACACTCTGAGAAGCAGAGTATTAAAGTATTGTCCTATGCAATGGGAGTTGTGTGGTTGAAATATaatccctcctcaccccatccaTGATTCAGAACCACTGATCTAGTCCAACGCCTTCATTCGTTACTGGAGACGCTGAGGCCGTTGCAGTTGAAGTGACCTGCCCGAAGAGGCCTGCGGCACTATGTTATAGCAGGAAAAAGGAGCAGGATGAGATGCTGGTCTGCACAGTTCCAGGTAATGCTcttctccctccagcccagcttcTAGGTCAACCTTCTGTTCAAGTGGCAGTCCCTTTTCTGAAAGTGACACCCATTTCCCTGGAAATAGCACCCTCTTGGGAACCAACTGTGTTTATCTGGAGGCAATCAGAAGATGTCTCAGGACtttgcagtggttaagaatccacctgccaattcaggggacacagttcgatccctggtccgggaagactccacatgcctccGGGCAACTAAGTgggtgcgccacaactactgagcccacctgaACTCTAGAGCTGCACCACACATAAGAggaaccaccacaatgagaagaccaggcaccccaactagagagcagccccctctcgcggcaactagagaaagcccacgcacagaaACGAAGATCCAgaacaacaaaatataaataaataatctttttaaaaagaaaatgtctcaGATTTCAGATGTCCCAGCAGCCTTATCTTGTAGGTTTTCCCCAGCCGTCACTCCCACAGCTGCCCACCACCTTCAGTCCCATCCCAGGAATGACAACAGGCTGGGATGCTGTGGCCAGATCTCTGAGCAGCAGCCCTGATTGGTTGGCAGGGTAGACGTGGGCCAAGTATATAACCTGCAGTGTCTCCTCTCTCCACATTCCAGAGGGCTCCATAAAGCAAATGGGAGTGAGATCCATTCACTTAAATGCTGGTTATGGAGATGATTTATACAGGAAAATGACCTGTCAAGCAGAATATTTGAGATCAGAGTCCACCTCCATATGGATATATGCCCCCTTGGCCAAgatttctcctttgctgtttcaGTTACAAATCTTTGGACTagaaatttccaaattttctttcaaaGCTAACTTCCAATGAGTTTGAGCACTGTGGGGCAGAATTGGCCTTTGGGGACTCAGAATGGATTTTGTGTATatgagttagttgctcagctgtgtctgactcgttgtggcttcgtggactgcagccccccaggcttctctgtccacggaattctccaggcaagaacattggtcACTGTCAGGACAGGgagcagaattctccaggcaagaatattcccttctgcaggggatcttccccacccagggactgaacccgggtctcccgcgttattggcagattctttaccatttgagccaccaggtatatatgccttaaaatttttttaaggaattcacTTCAATTATTCCCAGGCCTCCTGGCCTGTGACCATTCCTGtcgatctttctttctttttgatcttATTTctgaggggttggggagggggaggtgggagatggggagGAGCCGGGGGAACAGGGTATGACGGGGATGCGGAGGAGGGTGCACCAGCCAGGAATTGTGCCTTTGGAATTCAAATTAGGTGACAAGTAGCTGAGGTTCTTCCTTAATCTCCAGATGCCCTAGCTGTCCACATTCTCTAACGAATCAGCcaagttttcctttcttcccttttcacgTGGGCTCCTTTCCACCTCCGGCTCCCTGTCCCGACAGTGACCCCACTGGAGAAACTAGCGGATTCGTCGCAGCCTTTATCGGGCCTAAAAGCTGCACCCGGGTAGGGCAGGCAGCAAGCAGGACTCCGAAGGCCGCTTCGCTCCAAGAAGTGGTGCTGGCGCGCACTCTGCTGGAAAACGGAAGAACTGCAGGCGCTCGATTTCGACTCCGCCCCCGAGGCCAAAGTCTTCCAGGTCACTTCCAGGAGCCTCCGCCCCTGGGACAGACCTTACCTGAAGCGGAGGCTGTAGGACTCCGGACTAAGCTGGGGATTTGCACGGAGAGAGGGTGAGGAGCATAAAGTGTTGGGGGAGCGAGAAACGGGCCGACAGAAGAGGGGCTTGGGACTCTTGGAGAGAGGTTGGGTAGCGAGGGAGCCGCTCCTGCGACTGCCCTGAGGTGTCACGTTCCCGAGTAGAGCAGGGCCCTCGGAGCGTGCGGTCTGCGCCCGTCTGCCGATTCCCAAACCTGGAGCCCGTGGAGAGAGTGGGCGTTTCCTTCGCTCACGCCGAGCAACGAGCACGCGTGCGGTGCTGTGCGTGGCAAACCCGTCGCAGTGTCTTCCTGTAGTGTCTGCACGTGTTGGGAGGGGTGCTCCCTAGGACCGCTCCCCGGTCAGGATGGTGGAGAGGTGGCTTGAGAGGGACACATCCCCATCTCTCCCCAGATGGCATCGTGGAGCCCTGACACCCCATGTTCCTGCGACTGCTTTGTCTCGGTGCCCCCGGCCTCGGCTCTCCCAGCCGTGATCTTTGCCAAGAACTCTGACCGGCCCCGGGATGAGGTGCAGGAGGTGGTGTTTGTACCGGCAGGCACGCACGCCCCTGGGAGCCGCCTCCAGGTGGGTTAGGCCTTCCAGAGTGCTGGGAGGTGTGGCAGTAATAGGTATTCTTCTAAAACCTTCCTCCTCTGTTCCCCCGACCTGAGAAGCTACCAGATGTGGTGAAAAGAACATGAGCTTTGAGTCTACTGACTGGGACCTAACCTGTTATTTAGCCGCTgttgacctcagttttctcatctgtataataGGGATAATAAGACCTTCCTCAAAGGGTTGTGTTGGGTGATGGGTTCAGCGCCACCACTTTAGAGGTACCTTCCCCCTTTCTAAGTGgacctcccttttctcctccctcaTCTCCAGTGCACCTACATTGAGGTGGAACAGGTGTCCAAGACCCATGCTGTGATCCTGAGCCGCCCTTCTTGGCTGTGGGGGGCTGAGATGGGTGCCAACGAGCATGGTGTCTGCATTGGCAATGAGGCAGTGTGGACCAAGGAGCCAGTCGGGGAAGGGGAAGCCCTGCTGGGAATGGACTTACTCAGGTGCGGACCTGCCCTCCTTCATCCCCCCTTGATACACCAGAAATCTGGGGCTGAATACTGACCCAGgccaccctccctgcccccaagcACCTCCCCTTTTTCTGCCCACTTTGTCGTCCTCCCCAGGTaggctgccccctcccctcccctctcctggccCCATCTCCACAGTCTGGTGAGGAGCTCCCAAATGTAGCCAGCTCTGGGTGTCTCCTGGCCCAGAAATAGGGCAatggtttaacttttttttcaatagaaggaaatttttttcGAGTGAAATCTCATGAAGAATTTTGGTTTGTAAAACCAGTTAATGATAACAGATAAACCGATCACACAAATAAACGAGAGCCGGCAGCTGGAGCAGCTGCTCTGATAGAGATTGGAGGGCACAGGGCATGTTTTCCTCCAGGAATGTGCTTCAGTCCATTTCATGAACCCCTCAGAGCACAGCTTGAAAACCACAAGCCTATAGTTGGTGACGATTTTCTCTGTGACTTGGGCTCATCACCAAACCTCTCTGGGACTCTTCTGTCCACTGAAGCTCTGCCATCAGCACTGATACCCCATCGCCCTTCTGTCCCCTGGACTCTTTGTGCCAGGCTGGCTTTGGAACGGGGCAGCTCTGCCCGGGAGGCCTTGCACGTGATCACAGGCTTGCTGGAGCGCTACGGGCAGGGGGGCAGCTGCCGGGAGGACCCCACGCCATTCTGCTACCACAACACTTTCCTGCTGGCCGACCGGACTGAGGCCTGGGTGCTGGAGACGGTGGGGAGGCTGTGGGCTGCACGGAGGATCCAGGGTGAGGGGCCTGGCGCTGGGGCCTGCCTCCCAGAAGCGTTCTCCTTTTGGGGTGGGAATGGTGGTGGGGGCAAGGAAGGCCCGATCCAGGTGCAAATGTCTCGAATGGTGGGGACGTCCAGGGACACGGGAGATGAGCCCTCTCGAGTACCTCACCTCCCCCTTCACTTGCTTGAGTCCTTTTGTGCTTCAGCCTGCATCTTCCTCTGGGGAGCCTtcctggacttcctggtggccagGCTTCTCCCTTATACACAAGCCGGGGTCCCTTCATGATGATGCTCCCTGCAGTTGCCGGCTCTCGTTTATTCGTGTGATCGGTTTAACTGTCCCCTCCACAAGGGTTGTCTTGTTCTCTTCACCACTGTGTTCTCAGCACCTAGctgagtgcctggcacaggaCAGGGGCTCAACAATATATGAGCGACCCCTCATCTCCTCTGTAGAGGGGGTCCACAACATCTCCAACCAGCTGAGCATCGGCTCGGACATCTCGGCAGAACACCCTGAGCTCCGGCCCCACGCCCAGGTCCAGGGCTGGTGGGACGGGCAGGGCACCTTTGACTTTGCCCAGGTCTTCTCCCTGAGCCAGCAGCCTGTGCGCATGGAGGCTGCCAAGGCCCGCTTCCGGGCCG
Proteins encoded in this window:
- the SCRN2 gene encoding secernin-2; the encoded protein is MASWSPDTPCSCDCFVSVPPASALPAVIFAKNSDRPRDEVQEVVFVPAGTHAPGSRLQCTYIEVEQVSKTHAVILSRPSWLWGAEMGANEHGVCIGNEAVWTKEPVGEGEALLGMDLLRLALERGSSAREALHVITGLLERYGQGGSCREDPTPFCYHNTFLLADRTEAWVLETVGRLWAARRIQEGVHNISNQLSIGSDISAEHPELRPHAQVQGWWDGQGTFDFAQVFSLSQQPVRMEAAKARFRAGQELLQQQQGGITAEVMMGILRDKESGICMDSGGFRTTASMVSVLPRDTTQPCVHFLTATPDPSRSVFKPFIFGVGAAQPPQVLSPTFGAQDPVRTLPRFQTQVDRRHPLYRGHQVALGLMESEQARGKQLRQKQRDLEQEGLVAVRRLLTRECAPPAQELGGLFQAFVEKETQAYA